In Halobacillus amylolyticus, the following proteins share a genomic window:
- the era gene encoding GTPase Era — MEDQFKSGFVAIIGRPNVGKSTFMNHVIGEKIAIMSDKPQTTRNKIQGVLTEKDAQLVFIDTPGIHKPKHKLGDYMVNVAESTLNEVDTIMFMINAEEGFGRGDQFIIERLQRVDKPVFLVVNKIDRVHPDQLLPLIDQYREKFDFEEIIPISALEGSNVNHLLHVVKEHLPEGPQFYPEDQITDHPERFIISEFIREKVLHLTREEIPHSIAVVIESIEPRKDSNAVYVQAAIIVERKSQKGIIIGKQGSMLKEVGQRARKDIESLLGSRVYLELWVKVQKDWRNRQVQLSDFGYNEDEY, encoded by the coding sequence TCAGGTTTCGTTGCAATCATAGGACGCCCGAATGTTGGGAAGTCAACATTTATGAATCATGTTATAGGTGAAAAAATCGCGATTATGAGTGACAAACCTCAAACAACAAGAAATAAAATACAAGGTGTGCTGACGGAAAAAGATGCACAGCTAGTGTTTATCGACACACCGGGTATTCACAAGCCGAAGCATAAGCTTGGGGATTATATGGTTAATGTTGCTGAAAGTACGTTAAACGAAGTGGATACGATTATGTTTATGATAAATGCTGAAGAGGGGTTTGGTCGTGGTGATCAGTTTATTATCGAGCGGCTGCAACGTGTGGACAAGCCAGTCTTTTTAGTCGTCAATAAAATAGATCGTGTTCATCCTGATCAACTGCTTCCGCTTATAGACCAATACCGTGAGAAGTTTGATTTTGAAGAGATTATTCCGATTTCTGCACTGGAAGGGAGCAATGTTAATCACTTGCTTCATGTGGTTAAGGAGCATCTTCCCGAAGGACCGCAGTTTTATCCAGAAGATCAAATTACAGATCACCCTGAACGATTTATTATTAGTGAGTTTATTAGAGAAAAAGTACTGCACTTAACACGTGAAGAGATCCCACATTCGATTGCTGTAGTTATAGAGAGTATAGAACCTAGAAAAGATTCTAACGCCGTTTATGTCCAGGCGGCCATTATTGTTGAGCGTAAATCTCAAAAAGGGATTATTATCGGTAAACAAGGAAGCATGCTGAAAGAGGTTGGACAACGGGCTCGCAAAGATATAGAGTCGTTGTTAGGAAGCCGGGTGTATTTAGAGCTTTGGGTTAAAGTACAAAAAGATTGGCGGAACCGTCAAGTTCAGCTCAGTGATTTCGGCTATAATGAAGATGAATATTAG